A region of Moorena producens PAL-8-15-08-1 DNA encodes the following proteins:
- a CDS encoding type I polyketide synthase encodes MEPTTNKEQLSLSKQMFLALKQAEAKLEMMELAKSEPIAIIGIGCRFPGNANTPESFWELLANGEDGVREIPPERWNPDYFYHPDPDTPGKMYIRHASLVDQVDQFEPEFFGISPREAHSLDPQQRFLLEVTWEALERAGINPQQLENTHTGVFLGIGQNDYADLGFNQLENISPYDATGNGFCFAAGRLSYFLGLQGPSLAIDTACSASLVAIHEACHSLRRGESNLALAGGVQLMLSPHVTTALSKLKALSPDGRCKTFDAAADGYGRGEGCGMVVLKRLSDALKDGDQIWAVIRGSAVNHDGPSSGLTVPNKLAQEKLIQQALKAAKIEPSQVGYVEAHGTGTSLGDPMEVRALGTVFEEGHNQEHPLRIGSVKTNIGHLEAAAGIAGLIKVVLQLQHQKIAPSLNFKHPNPYIDWENLPLEVPTQLIPWPLSGGKRVGGVSSFAISGTNAHIVLEEAPREGNRQPPPVSPQGGKATGNSEDCLERSINLLTLSAKTEMALAELVISYLHYLENHPELELEDVCYTANTGRAHFKHRLAVIAADRKELVEKLHYQETGEQVVGLFSGHASKNPPKIVFLFTGQGSQYVNMGRQLYETQPTFRKALEECDQILESYLEYRLLEVLYPQNAPSSSSSLLDQTAYTQPALFAIEYALAKLWESWGIKPNAVMGHSVGEYVAATIAGIFSLEDGLKLIAARGRLMQQLPSDGEMVSVIAKESKVRELITPYTDKVAIAAINGPESVVISGETEAIAAIVNQLESEGVKTKRLQVSHAFHSPLMEPVLAEFEAIANQVTYHQPKIPLISNVTGTKVDNSITTANYWVNHIRQPVKFAASMETLHQQGLEIFLEIGAKPILLGMGHQCLPEGVGVWLPSLRPAVDEWQQILSTLGQLYVHGVQVNWSEFDRDYNHQKIVLPTYPFQRKRYWVETANDWDGKTISTTKLHPLINQKFQSPLSKEIFFESHFSTETLPFLADHIVYEQVVVPGASHVSLLLAAASLTLPTTECQLEDILFPQALAIPEQGSRTVQVAFTPQNASYSCQVISFDDSLESQINQVSNNGSHISDWAVHATGKLSVANAEQSLIPLEEIQARCSQKIDSAEIYQHLWDRQIHLGQSFRWIEQVWLGEGEVLCQMKVPKTILNATKYQLHPTLVDSCFQSIIALVLDQSGNKNETFVPFSIDKFTFYNSSDNELLWCYTCGSKDKQSGEKFKADIQLFDQHGQLVAQVIGFEGRKANSDTLLMTLEADLSHWFYKINWQSQPLLLSSQSNEKQTSNWLVFALTNELTELIGEELQQRGHNCIWVSPGSDYQEIDAQHYQINPTVTEQFQQLLQDNADIKGIVHLWGINETSDPVVIKDIETAQELGSGTVLHLVQALIKTGLIHVMPMWLVTQGTQSVLDESEVSQPHHGSLWGLGRVIRLEHPELNCCRVDLDSKSPLAETIPKLVDELLSNNYEDQIAIRQGIRYVARLVRQQQHKLSSQKLSIQSEACYLITGGLGALGLQVAQWLVAQGAQHLVLIGRSAPSETAREIIENLEALDSQVCVWSGDISEQRDAVRIINQIQDSLPPLKGVIHAAGVLDDSLLQNLSWQQFTKVMAPKVAGTWHLHQLTKDLPLDFFVCFSSMASMLGSPGQGNYAAANAFMDAIANYRRGMGLPGLSINWGPWASAGMAAKLGDEHLDRLHNSGLKSISLNEGMQALEKLLQLEVPQVGVMPINWSQWFEVQAGTTMPMLKDLAPSQSKSSQEGWFIKHLEAVSPEQRRQLLTKEVRSQVAQILGIADPEQIDSQVGLFDIGIDSLMLTELRNRLQSSLGCRLSATTLFNYANIDDLVDYLTQDVLETISFEELEDVSPVELNPTEDLAELSTDEIAALLADELYKGA; translated from the coding sequence ATGGAACCGACTACCAACAAAGAGCAACTATCATTATCCAAACAGATGTTTCTGGCGCTAAAGCAAGCAGAAGCTAAGTTGGAGATGATGGAACTTGCCAAAAGTGAACCTATTGCCATTATTGGTATTGGTTGTCGATTCCCAGGAAATGCCAACACTCCAGAAAGCTTCTGGGAACTGTTAGCTAATGGTGAAGATGGAGTTAGAGAAATTCCACCTGAACGCTGGAATCCAGATTATTTTTACCATCCTGACCCTGATACTCCAGGGAAAATGTATATCCGTCATGCTTCCTTAGTGGATCAGGTAGATCAGTTTGAGCCTGAGTTTTTTGGCATCTCTCCGAGAGAAGCCCATAGCCTTGACCCACAACAACGTTTTCTTTTAGAAGTAACTTGGGAAGCTTTAGAAAGAGCGGGAATTAACCCCCAACAATTAGAAAATACCCACACAGGAGTGTTTCTAGGTATTGGTCAAAACGATTATGCTGATTTGGGCTTTAACCAACTGGAAAATATCAGCCCTTACGATGCTACAGGCAATGGCTTTTGTTTTGCCGCAGGTAGGCTATCTTACTTCTTGGGATTGCAAGGTCCATCTTTAGCAATAGATACAGCTTGTTCAGCATCTCTGGTAGCTATACATGAGGCTTGCCATAGTCTACGTCGGGGTGAGTCTAATCTGGCTTTAGCAGGAGGGGTACAACTGATGCTCTCTCCTCACGTTACCACCGCACTATCAAAATTGAAGGCTCTATCACCAGATGGCAGGTGTAAGACTTTTGATGCTGCGGCGGATGGTTATGGTAGGGGAGAGGGATGTGGCATGGTAGTACTTAAGCGCCTGTCTGATGCTCTTAAAGATGGTGACCAAATCTGGGCAGTGATTCGTGGTTCAGCAGTTAATCATGATGGACCTAGTAGTGGACTGACAGTGCCGAATAAACTAGCCCAAGAAAAGCTTATTCAGCAAGCTCTCAAAGCAGCCAAAATAGAACCATCTCAGGTAGGTTATGTGGAAGCTCATGGTACAGGAACCTCTTTAGGGGATCCGATGGAAGTTAGAGCCTTAGGCACGGTGTTTGAGGAGGGACATAACCAAGAACATCCTTTGAGGATTGGTTCAGTTAAAACCAATATCGGTCACCTAGAAGCCGCAGCGGGAATTGCCGGATTGATTAAGGTAGTTCTACAACTCCAACATCAAAAAATTGCACCATCACTGAATTTTAAACATCCTAACCCCTATATTGATTGGGAGAATCTACCTCTAGAAGTTCCCACTCAACTGATACCTTGGCCATTATCCGGTGGTAAACGAGTGGGAGGAGTGAGTTCCTTTGCTATTAGTGGCACCAATGCTCATATAGTGCTAGAAGAAGCTCCAAGAGAAGGCAACCGGCAACCCCCCCCTGTGTCCCCCCAAGGGGGGAAGGCAACAGGCAACAGTGAAGATTGCTTAGAACGTTCAATTAATCTACTAACGCTGTCAGCGAAAACAGAAATGGCCCTGGCGGAGTTAGTCATTAGTTATCTCCATTATCTGGAAAATCATCCAGAATTGGAGCTAGAAGATGTCTGTTATACAGCCAACACAGGAAGAGCTCATTTCAAACATCGATTAGCGGTTATTGCTGCTGACCGCAAAGAACTAGTAGAAAAACTACATTACCAGGAAACTGGGGAGCAAGTAGTTGGACTATTTTCTGGACATGCTAGCAAAAATCCACCGAAAATAGTTTTCTTGTTCACTGGTCAAGGTTCCCAGTATGTGAATATGGGAAGGCAACTCTACGAAACTCAGCCGACTTTCCGTAAAGCTTTGGAAGAATGTGACCAAATTTTAGAGTCCTATCTGGAATATCGACTCTTAGAAGTTCTCTATCCTCAAAATGCACCATCATCAAGCTCCTCTCTACTAGACCAAACAGCTTATACCCAACCCGCCTTATTTGCTATAGAGTATGCCTTGGCTAAGTTATGGGAATCTTGGGGAATTAAACCCAATGCGGTAATGGGTCACAGTGTGGGAGAATATGTAGCAGCAACAATAGCAGGAATTTTTAGTTTAGAAGATGGTCTAAAACTCATTGCAGCTAGGGGAAGGTTAATGCAACAGTTACCCTCTGATGGTGAGATGGTTTCAGTCATAGCTAAGGAGTCAAAAGTTCGTGAATTGATTACCCCCTACACAGACAAGGTCGCAATTGCTGCAATTAATGGACCAGAAAGTGTGGTTATTTCTGGTGAAACAGAAGCTATTGCAGCTATTGTCAATCAATTAGAGTCAGAGGGAGTCAAAACTAAAAGACTACAAGTATCCCATGCTTTTCATTCACCATTAATGGAACCGGTGTTGGCAGAGTTTGAAGCTATAGCTAATCAAGTTACCTACCATCAACCAAAAATACCACTAATTTCTAATGTTACAGGCACAAAAGTAGACAATAGTATTACCACAGCCAACTATTGGGTCAATCATATACGCCAGCCCGTAAAGTTTGCTGCTAGTATGGAAACCCTGCACCAACAAGGTTTAGAAATATTCCTAGAAATAGGAGCCAAACCAATATTATTAGGCATGGGACATCAATGTCTGCCAGAAGGGGTAGGTGTCTGGTTGCCTTCTTTGCGTCCTGCGGTAGATGAATGGCAACAGATACTCTCGACTTTAGGACAGTTGTATGTACATGGAGTTCAAGTCAATTGGTCAGAATTTGACAGAGATTATAACCACCAGAAAATTGTTTTACCAACTTATCCCTTCCAACGTAAAAGGTATTGGGTAGAAACGGCTAATGATTGGGATGGAAAAACAATCTCTACAACCAAGCTCCACCCTCTGATTAATCAAAAGTTTCAATCTCCCTTATCAAAAGAAATCTTTTTTGAGTCTCATTTTAGCACCGAAACTCTGCCATTTTTAGCAGACCATATTGTCTATGAACAAGTAGTAGTTCCTGGTGCAAGTCACGTCTCCCTCTTGTTAGCAGCGGCATCTTTAACTTTACCCACAACTGAATGTCAACTAGAGGATATTCTCTTTCCCCAAGCTCTAGCAATTCCAGAGCAAGGATCACGAACCGTACAGGTAGCTTTCACTCCCCAAAATGCCTCCTATTCATGTCAAGTGATTAGCTTTGACGACTCTTTAGAATCACAGATTAATCAAGTTTCAAACAATGGGAGTCACATCAGTGACTGGGCAGTTCATGCCACAGGGAAATTGTCTGTTGCTAATGCTGAGCAATCACTAATACCTCTAGAAGAAATTCAAGCCAGATGTAGCCAAAAAATAGATAGTGCAGAAATTTACCAGCATCTCTGGGATAGACAGATTCACTTAGGACAGAGTTTCCGTTGGATAGAGCAAGTATGGTTGGGAGAGGGAGAAGTTCTTTGTCAAATGAAAGTCCCAAAAACTATTCTGAATGCAACAAAGTATCAACTACATCCGACTCTAGTTGACTCGTGCTTTCAATCAATAATCGCACTTGTTTTAGATCAATCTGGCAATAAAAATGAAACATTTGTTCCATTCAGTATAGATAAATTTACTTTCTATAATAGTTCTGATAATGAGCTGCTTTGGTGTTATACCTGTGGCTCGAAAGATAAACAATCAGGAGAAAAATTCAAAGCCGATATACAATTGTTTGACCAACATGGGCAGCTAGTTGCTCAGGTTATTGGTTTTGAAGGTAGGAAAGCTAATTCAGATACCTTGCTGATGACTCTGGAAGCAGATTTGAGTCATTGGTTTTATAAAATCAACTGGCAATCCCAACCCCTACTCTTAAGTTCCCAATCTAATGAAAAGCAAACAAGTAATTGGCTAGTATTTGCACTGACGAATGAATTGACAGAGCTTATTGGAGAGGAGTTGCAACAGAGGGGACACAACTGTATTTGGGTATCTCCAGGTTCAGATTATCAAGAAATAGATGCTCAACATTATCAAATCAATCCCACTGTTACTGAACAATTCCAACAACTACTGCAAGACAATGCTGACATCAAAGGTATTGTGCATTTATGGGGTATCAATGAAACCAGTGATCCTGTAGTTATCAAAGATATAGAAACAGCCCAAGAATTAGGTTCTGGTACGGTACTACATTTAGTGCAAGCCTTAATTAAAACTGGACTAATTCATGTAATGCCAATGTGGTTAGTTACTCAAGGAACTCAGAGTGTATTAGATGAATCAGAAGTGAGCCAACCCCACCACGGCTCTCTGTGGGGACTAGGACGAGTTATTCGTCTGGAACATCCAGAATTAAACTGTTGCAGGGTTGATTTAGATTCCAAATCTCCTCTTGCTGAGACTATTCCCAAGTTGGTAGACGAACTGTTGTCTAATAATTATGAAGACCAGATTGCAATTCGTCAGGGAATTCGTTATGTCGCCCGATTAGTACGACAACAACAGCACAAATTAAGCTCACAAAAACTGTCAATTCAATCAGAAGCTTGTTATCTAATTACTGGTGGTTTAGGTGCATTAGGGTTACAGGTAGCTCAATGGTTAGTTGCTCAAGGTGCTCAACATCTAGTCTTAATTGGACGTAGTGCCCCCTCCGAAACCGCCAGGGAAATCATTGAGAACTTAGAAGCACTTGATAGTCAAGTATGTGTTTGGTCAGGAGATATATCAGAGCAAAGAGATGCCGTGAGGATTATCAACCAAATTCAAGACTCATTGCCACCACTCAAAGGAGTAATTCATGCAGCCGGGGTATTAGATGATAGCTTACTGCAAAATCTAAGTTGGCAGCAGTTTACGAAAGTTATGGCACCAAAAGTAGCAGGAACTTGGCATTTGCATCAACTCACTAAAGATTTACCTTTAGATTTCTTTGTCTGTTTCTCATCTATGGCTTCGATGTTGGGTTCACCAGGTCAAGGAAACTATGCTGCTGCTAATGCTTTTATGGACGCGATCGCTAATTATCGTCGTGGTATGGGACTACCAGGATTGAGCATTAATTGGGGACCATGGGCATCAGCAGGCATGGCAGCTAAGTTAGGGGATGAGCACTTAGATCGCTTGCATAACTCAGGGTTAAAATCCATTAGCCTTAATGAAGGAATGCAAGCCTTGGAAAAGTTGTTACAACTCGAAGTTCCTCAAGTTGGCGTGATGCCAATTAATTGGTCACAGTGGTTCGAGGTACAGGCAGGAACAACAATGCCAATGCTTAAGGATTTGGCTCCTTCTCAGTCAAAATCATCCCAGGAAGGATGGTTTATTAAACACTTAGAAGCTGTCTCCCCTGAACAACGTCGCCAGCTACTGACTAAGGAAGTTCGTTCGCAGGTTGCTCAAATACTTGGGATTGCAGATCCAGAGCAAATAGATTCTCAGGTTGGATTGTTTGATATAGGAATAGATTCATTAATGCTGACAGAACTCAGGAATCGCTTGCAATCAAGTTTGGGGTGTCGCTTGTCAGCAACCACTTTGTTCAATTACGCCAACATTGATGATTTAGTAGACTACCTGACTCAGGATGTATTGGAGACTATCAGCTTTGAAGAATTGGAAGATGTTTCTCCTGTAGAACTAAACCCTACTGAAGATCTAGCAGAACTTTCTACAGATGAAATAGCGGCATTACTAGCAGATGAATTATATAAGGGGGCTTAG
- a CDS encoding type I polyketide synthase — protein sequence MKKSQSSRTIDYKALMENAFLQIETLQSKLEAFENQEKEPIAIIGMGCRFPGGVDSPEAFWQLLNDGVDAIAEVPKNRWNIDEYYDPDPDAPGKIATRDGGFLSGIDRFDAPFFGISPREAHSLDPQQRLLLEVSWEAIERANIVPEKLFNSLTGVFIGIGSNDYLNQLATSEIPEAYWGTGNVPSAATGRLSYILGLTGPNLAVDTACSSSLVSVHLACQSLRQRECNLALAGGVNLILSPKFSIVFSQAKMLSPDGRCKTFDASANGYVRGEGCGVIVLKRLSDALANGDHILAVIRGTAVNQDGPSGGLTVPNGPSQVAVIRQALANGEVDPASISYIEAHGTGTSLGDPIEVGALGKVFGKTHSIEKPVIIGSAKTNIGHLEVAAGIAGLMKVVLQLQQEKIAPSLHFNQPNSYINWSQLPLQVPAQLTPWQTNGNSRIAGVSSFGFSGTNAHVILEEATTEGNSSSVKVRENGYSSVPEDDLERSVHLLTISAKTQTALSDLLSNYQNYIKIHPELGIGDICYTANTGRTHFNHRLAVVTSNPQELVDKLRQHQEEEEVAGIYSRELPNNTTVAKIAFLFTGQGSQYINMGRQLYQQAPTFREAINQCEEILSNLETFQDNSLQEILYPADDSSDSSLLNQTAYTQPALFAIEYALFKLWQSWGIKPDVVMGHSVGEYVAATVAGVWSLEDGLRLIAARGSLMQKLPAGGEMISIMASELKVLETLKGMSRSEKVAIAAINGPESTVISGEAEAVRAIATHLESLGIKTKQLQVSHAFHSPLMEPMLAEFEAVAKETSYSQPRIPLISNITGQQVDLEITTAEYWVNHVCQPVRFAQSMKTLHQEGYELFLEIGPKPILLGMGRQCLPEEVGVWLPSLRPGVEEWQQMLSSLGQLYVQGAKVDWSGFDQDYNREKVILPTYPFQRQHYWVETKDNGYQSNASFAEKDTNTEIVNLLSKGEIDTLAQQLEKAANFSPEQLKLLPKILELLTKQHQQQLAAARIKDWFYQLQWQPLPEISLKNGIQVSHWLIFADNTGVAEKLAQKLQQQGHKCSLVYRADKYQQLATGRYQLNPSAPEEFGQLYEAIIETSQLPLSRVIHLWSLDAPVTEHLTLNTLEQTQLWGCASVLHLLQSVLKTTNVPQLWLVTRGAQSVLSNMEKLTVAASPLWGLGRVVSLEHPQLWGGLVDLDPQTSEEDVEKLLQLLVNNSEEDYLALREGKTYVARLVQQSLQASVEALSLASDATYLITGGLGALGLHTAQWLVEKGARHLVLTGRSAPSKKVQEIIEKLEQAGAKVKVLLGDISLEQDVAQIIEQIQTSLPILKGIIHAAGILDDATLQQMSWENFAKVMAPKVGGTWHLHQFTQELPLDFFVCFSSIASLIGSPGQGNYAAANAFMDALANYRRSRGLSGLTINWGPWASGGMANNLAAQHQNRIHTSGVNDIAPEQGMSALEQLLANQTLTGQIGVISVEWSLLAQQWSNLNKSSLLQELLHQDELQQQDILKQKLEREILDQLDKASAGEGKEILKEHIRGQVAKVLGLSSSQLPEINLGFMEMGMDSLTTVELKNRLQAQLGITLPGTVAMEYPTIDKLSRYIFEEVMGWKSVADSERNLPERKEVDVDEQILQVIEDISEEEFEALAAQQLEKINSML from the coding sequence ATGAAAAAAAGTCAAAGTAGCCGCACTATAGACTACAAAGCATTAATGGAAAATGCTTTTCTCCAGATAGAAACTTTGCAGTCTAAATTAGAAGCTTTTGAAAATCAAGAAAAGGAACCCATCGCGATCATTGGTATGGGCTGTCGCTTCCCTGGTGGAGTAGATTCTCCTGAAGCTTTCTGGCAGCTACTCAATGATGGAGTAGATGCGATCGCGGAAGTACCTAAAAATAGATGGAACATTGATGAATACTATGATCCAGACCCAGACGCTCCCGGCAAAATTGCTACTCGCGACGGTGGTTTTCTTTCGGGAATAGATCGCTTCGATGCCCCATTTTTCGGGATTTCTCCCCGAGAAGCTCACAGCTTAGACCCTCAACAACGCTTGTTGCTCGAAGTGAGTTGGGAAGCTATCGAAAGAGCTAACATTGTCCCGGAGAAATTGTTTAATAGCCTCACGGGAGTATTTATTGGGATCGGTAGTAACGATTACTTAAATCAGCTGGCAACCTCGGAAATACCAGAAGCTTATTGGGGTACAGGTAATGTACCCAGTGCCGCTACAGGTCGTTTATCATACATCTTGGGACTCACTGGACCGAATTTAGCAGTAGACACTGCTTGCTCTTCCTCTTTGGTATCAGTGCATCTGGCTTGTCAGAGTTTGCGACAGCGAGAATGCAATCTAGCTCTAGCAGGAGGTGTGAATCTAATTCTATCTCCCAAGTTTAGTATTGTTTTCTCTCAGGCAAAAATGTTATCTCCTGATGGTAGGTGCAAGACTTTTGATGCTTCTGCCAATGGTTATGTGCGTGGTGAAGGATGCGGAGTGATTGTTTTAAAGCGACTTTCTGACGCATTAGCCAATGGAGATCATATTTTGGCAGTAATTCGCGGCACGGCAGTCAATCAAGATGGACCGAGTGGTGGCTTGACAGTACCTAATGGTCCGTCTCAAGTAGCTGTTATCCGTCAAGCATTGGCAAATGGAGAAGTAGACCCAGCTAGTATTAGTTATATTGAAGCTCATGGTACTGGAACTTCTCTAGGAGACCCCATTGAAGTTGGAGCTTTAGGAAAGGTATTCGGCAAAACCCACTCTATTGAAAAACCTGTAATCATTGGTTCAGCTAAAACTAACATTGGTCACTTAGAGGTAGCAGCAGGAATTGCAGGATTGATGAAAGTAGTTCTACAACTGCAACAGGAAAAAATAGCACCATCACTGCATTTTAATCAGCCTAACTCTTATATTAATTGGTCACAATTACCTCTACAAGTTCCCGCTCAACTGACCCCTTGGCAAACTAATGGTAACAGTCGCATCGCGGGAGTGAGTTCCTTTGGTTTTAGTGGCACAAATGCTCATGTGATCTTAGAAGAAGCCACAACAGAAGGCAACAGTTCATCGGTAAAAGTACGGGAGAATGGCTATTCTTCCGTGCCAGAAGATGACTTAGAACGTTCAGTTCATTTGTTAACTATCTCAGCCAAAACTCAAACGGCTCTTAGTGATTTACTCAGTAATTATCAAAATTATATAAAAATTCATCCCGAATTAGGAATAGGCGATATCTGCTATACAGCTAACACAGGACGTACCCACTTCAACCACAGACTAGCAGTTGTCACTTCTAACCCACAAGAATTAGTTGACAAACTCCGACAGCACCAAGAGGAAGAAGAAGTAGCTGGAATCTACTCACGAGAACTGCCAAATAACACCACAGTAGCCAAAATCGCTTTCCTCTTCACAGGGCAAGGTTCTCAATATATCAACATGGGCAGGCAGTTGTATCAACAAGCACCAACTTTCCGTGAAGCGATTAACCAATGTGAAGAAATTCTCAGTAACCTAGAAACGTTTCAGGACAATTCCCTACAAGAAATACTCTATCCAGCAGATGACTCATCGGATTCCTCCCTACTGAATCAAACAGCCTATACTCAACCTGCTTTATTTGCCATAGAATATGCCCTATTTAAACTCTGGCAATCGTGGGGGATTAAACCAGATGTCGTTATGGGTCATAGTGTAGGAGAATATGTTGCGGCAACTGTAGCAGGAGTATGGAGTTTAGAAGATGGTTTGAGACTAATTGCCGCTAGAGGCTCTTTGATGCAGAAATTACCTGCTGGTGGCGAGATGATTTCAATTATGGCATCAGAGTTGAAAGTTCTAGAGACTTTGAAAGGGATGTCCCGGTCAGAAAAAGTAGCCATAGCAGCCATCAATGGACCCGAAAGCACAGTAATTTCTGGCGAAGCAGAAGCAGTAAGAGCGATCGCAACTCACTTAGAATCCCTTGGTATCAAAACCAAACAACTACAAGTGTCTCACGCTTTCCATTCTCCTCTGATGGAACCAATGTTGGCAGAATTTGAAGCAGTAGCCAAAGAAACGAGCTATAGTCAGCCTCGGATACCTCTAATATCAAATATTACTGGTCAACAGGTGGATTTGGAAATTACCACTGCCGAATATTGGGTAAATCATGTGTGCCAACCAGTGCGGTTTGCCCAGAGTATGAAAACTCTGCATCAGGAAGGATATGAGTTATTCCTAGAAATCGGACCTAAACCAATATTATTAGGAATGGGGCGTCAATGTTTACCAGAAGAAGTGGGTGTCTGGTTACCATCATTGCGTCCGGGAGTAGAAGAATGGCAACAGATGCTCTCTAGTTTGGGACAGTTATATGTACAGGGAGCCAAAGTAGATTGGTCAGGATTTGACCAAGACTATAACCGTGAGAAAGTAATATTGCCAACATATCCCTTCCAACGACAACACTACTGGGTAGAAACAAAAGATAATGGATATCAAAGCAATGCTTCTTTTGCAGAGAAAGATACTAATACTGAGATCGTCAACCTCCTCAGTAAAGGAGAAATTGACACCTTAGCACAACAACTGGAAAAAGCAGCAAACTTTTCACCAGAACAGCTTAAACTTTTACCGAAAATCTTAGAACTACTAACTAAGCAACATCAGCAACAATTAGCAGCAGCAAGGATTAAAGATTGGTTCTATCAACTTCAGTGGCAACCTTTACCTGAAATTTCCCTAAAAAACGGCATTCAAGTGAGTCATTGGTTGATTTTTGCCGACAATACGGGGGTAGCAGAGAAATTAGCCCAAAAATTACAACAGCAAGGACATAAATGTAGCTTAGTTTATCGAGCAGATAAATATCAACAACTAGCAACAGGAAGATATCAACTCAATCCCTCTGCTCCTGAAGAATTTGGACAACTTTATGAAGCCATTATAGAAACCAGTCAACTGCCCTTATCAAGGGTAATCCATTTGTGGAGCTTAGATGCTCCAGTTACGGAACATTTAACCCTAAACACCTTAGAGCAGACTCAACTGTGGGGGTGTGCTAGTGTATTGCACCTGCTACAAAGTGTGCTCAAAACTACCAATGTTCCTCAATTATGGCTAGTCACCAGGGGCGCTCAGTCAGTATTATCGAACATGGAAAAACTAACAGTAGCTGCCTCACCCTTGTGGGGATTAGGTAGAGTCGTGTCTCTAGAACATCCGCAGCTTTGGGGGGGATTAGTAGATTTAGACCCGCAAACATCAGAAGAGGATGTAGAAAAGCTGTTGCAATTACTAGTAAACAACTCAGAAGAAGACTATCTAGCTTTACGAGAAGGAAAAACCTATGTAGCCCGTTTGGTTCAGCAATCTCTTCAGGCATCTGTTGAAGCACTATCCTTAGCATCTGATGCCACTTACTTAATTACAGGAGGACTCGGAGCTTTAGGGTTACATACAGCACAATGGCTAGTAGAAAAGGGCGCTCGACATCTGGTGTTGACTGGACGTAGTGCTCCATCAAAAAAAGTACAAGAAATCATAGAAAAGTTAGAACAAGCAGGAGCTAAAGTTAAGGTTTTGTTAGGAGATATTTCTCTTGAACAAGATGTTGCCCAAATTATTGAACAGATTCAGACATCTTTACCTATACTAAAAGGTATTATTCATGCCGCCGGAATACTTGATGACGCAACCCTGCAACAGATGAGTTGGGAGAATTTTGCCAAAGTAATGGCACCAAAGGTAGGAGGAACTTGGCATTTACATCAATTTACCCAAGAGCTACCGTTAGATTTCTTTGTCTGCTTCTCTTCAATAGCTTCCTTAATCGGTTCACCAGGTCAAGGAAATTATGCTGCTGCCAATGCCTTTATGGATGCTTTGGCTAACTATCGTCGAAGTAGAGGATTGTCTGGATTAACTATTAACTGGGGTCCTTGGGCGTCTGGAGGAATGGCGAATAATTTAGCGGCTCAGCATCAAAATCGCATCCATACCAGTGGAGTTAATGATATTGCCCCCGAACAAGGAATGTCTGCCTTGGAGCAACTGTTAGCCAATCAAACTCTAACTGGACAAATTGGTGTAATATCTGTAGAGTGGTCATTATTGGCACAACAGTGGAGTAATCTAAATAAAAGTTCATTACTACAGGAACTATTACACCAAGATGAATTACAGCAACAAGATATTCTGAAGCAGAAGCTAGAACGAGAAATTTTAGATCAATTAGATAAGGCATCAGCAGGCGAAGGTAAGGAAATTCTAAAGGAACACATTCGAGGGCAAGTAGCCAAGGTATTAGGCTTAAGTTCATCTCAATTACCAGAAATCAATTTGGGCTTTATGGAAATGGGGATGGACTCTTTGACAACAGTGGAATTAAAGAATCGATTACAAGCTCAACTAGGGATTACCTTACCTGGGACAGTAGCGATGGAATATCCCACAATTGACAAACTATCTCGGTATATATTTGAAGAAGTCATGGGATGGAAATCAGTAGCAGATTCCGAGAGGAATTTACCTGAACGAAAAGAGGTAGATGTAGATGAGCAGATTTTGCAAGTTATCGAAGATATCTCAGAAGAGGAATTTGAAGCACTAGCAGCTCAACAATTAGAAAAAATTAATAGTATGCTTTGA